The genome window GTTTCCATTGTTATGATAAAGAAAATTTTTTGTCTTCGAACTTCCGCTGAATCCATTCGCTACGAATAGATCAAGATATCCGTCATTGTCGAAATCGCCGAATGTGCTGCCAATCGAATAGCCATGGTCGTTCACAACAGTATCGGCGGTGACTTTGGTGAAGGTTCTCTTTCCGTTATTGAGATAAAGGAAATTATTTTGATTAGAATAGTTGGCAACAAAAACGTCATAATAGCCGTCATTATTGATATCACCCACACTGCATCCGAATGAATCTCCGCCGTCATTGACGATCGCGCCGCTTGTCTCGGCCGTAAAAGTACCGTCTCCATTATTCCAGTAGAGGGAATTATTGTTGTTCGCTTCATGGGCAATAAATAGATCAACATAACCGTCATTGTCAAAATCGCACCAACTGACACCTCGGGAAGGTTTGGCGTCGATGACTATTGCCCCGGTAGTTATTTTAGAAAATGTTCCATCCCCATTGTTGTGATAGAGAAAGTTGCCCAGTTTCCCGGCACTGTTGGTTACATACAAATCAACATAACCGTCATTATCGTAGTCTGCCCAGCTTGCGGTTTCGGAGTACGTCTTATCTGTGGCAACGCTACCGAAAGTTATTTTCTCGAACATGCCGTTTCGCTGGCGGTGTAAACTGTTTGTCTGTCCATACCATGTTACAGAAAACACATCGATAAATCCGTCGTTATCATAATCTGCCCACGAACTGCCGTCGTAGCTTCCGAGATCATTGACAACGGATACATCGGTAATTTTTTGGAATGTACCATCGCCGTTGTTCTTATATAAAAAATTATTTGCACGAGAGCTTGGGCCATTTGTAATAAACAGGTCGAGATCACCGTCATTGTCATAGTCTACCCAATTGACACTACGGGAATCACCACCGTCATTCACGTGAGGCCCTGTGGTTATTTTGGTAAAGTATTGGGCAGAGAGAGTACATGAGAGAATAATAGTCAGCAAAAATATTTTTAGCATAAATACTCCGTATGAATTATGTTGTATACAAACTACATAATTCAGTCGGACGTATAAACCTTTTTGCGGTGAAGTGGTGGTTACAAAGGATGAAAAGCGAATGGAGAGTTTAAAACACGGTGTGTCATCGTTGAAATATACTTTTATATTTTCTACTTATTGTCAACTTCACTCCATCTTTGAGTATCGCAATATAATCGCCATGATGCATTGGCTGTAATTCTTTGACAAAATCTATCCGGACAATATGCGAACGGTGAACACGAGCAAACTGAGAAGGATCGAGCAGTTGTTCGATACCATGCATGGTCTCACGCATGATGTGTTTTCCATGCACGGTGTGGACATATATATAGTCTTCAGCGGCTTCGATCCTGCGGATATCAGCCACTTCCACAAAGTAGATTTTCTCTTTCGCGCGAACCGTAATCCGCTCTGCATATTTTGTTTGCGGTTGGAACGATTTCAGCACCTCCATCGCTTTTTCTGAATAATCCGCAGATTGCTTCAGCTGGATTATCTCCCGCACGCGGTGCAGGGATAATCGCACTCTGTCCATATCCATCGGTTTTAAAATATAATCGAGTGCGTTCGTTGAAAACGCTTTGACGGCAAATTCATCATACGCGGTGACAAATACGACAAGCGGCAGTATTTTACGGGGAATTGCAGAGAGGACTTGGAACCCATCCATCTCCGGCATTTGAATGTCAAGGAAGACAATATCCGGTTTTCGTTTGACTATTTTGTGAACAGCTTCTTCCCCATTTTCCGCTTCTCCGATATTTAAAAAGTCCTTTTCACTTTTCAGTATCTCCCGTAACCCTTCACGGGCCAGTGGTTCGTCGTCAACGATAAGGAAGGATATTTTTGAGTGAGCTTTCATGTAGGTATGGAAGAAACAGGGATTTTCAGCGGTATAGTCATTTTCACTGTTGCACCGTGCGTATCGTTCTCCTTGAAATCAAAATAAAATTCTGCACCATATAATTTTTGCAATCGCTGTTGTATATTTTCAAGACCCACACCGCTCCGTTCATGTTTTTTCTTTGCCCGGCGTGATTGTATTCCGCCGTCAATCACTTCAATCAATAATGTTCCGTTCTGTTGTTCTGCCTTGACTTCAATCCACCCATCGCCAGAACGGCTTGCGATGCCATGACGGATGGAATTTTCCGCCAGCGGCTGCAACAGGAAAGTAGGAACCAGAGCACTGAGAATGTTCTCGTCAATATGGATTTTGACTTTCAAACGTTCGCCAAAGCGTACCTTCTCGATTGAAAGATAAGCGCTGAGGAATTCCAATTCCCGTTCGAGCGATACTTCGTTGGTTAGTCCCCGCTCCAATGTCAATCGCAGCAGGTCGCTCAGACGAGTAATCATCTTTTGAGCGAGTGCCGGTTTCTTTTTCACTAAAACGGAAATAGCGTTGAGTGTGTTAAATAGAAAATGAGGCTGTAGCTGCATTTTTAAAGTTTGCAACTGCGATTCAATCAGTTGCGTGTGTAGTTCAGTTGCGTGCTTCTTTTCATCCTGGAAATTGCGGTAGTAGCTCAACGCATGAAAAATGAACACCAGAGACCAGTATATCAGCACACCAAATTCAAAAAAACCAACAATAGAGGGGAGCATTTGCCGCAACGTATGTTGAAAGCTGAATCCGCCATCGATATAATTTATACTAATGACAAAAATTGTCTGTTGACATAGCCCAATTGCAATACCGACGAAAAAATGGAAGATGATGTTTTTGAAGAAATTTTTCGAATCGATACAGAAACGTTCTGCCAAACGAAGGACTGGCACTGTCAGCAATGCCCATTCAACGAAAAACACAAAAGAATGCAATAGCGACTTCTGCCAAAGAAACTCCTGCCCAATGCTTAAGTAATAAAAAAAGGATTGACCCGAGTAAATCAATCCCAAGATGAACCATATACCAGCTACGAACAGAAACTTACGCATGTTCATTCTTTTACCCGCGTTTTTCTGAGAGATGATTTCGAATTCAATGTGTCAATTTCTCTATGGTTTATCACGGCGACGAGAAGGAATATTGTAAAAATGACGTACATGATTCTTAAAAAAATATCCGTTATGAGATCAGAAAATCAAAAATTTTTACAACATATTTTGAAAAAAATTAATAGTCAATGAAGAACAATTGCCGCAAAAAAAAGTTAGTATTTTTCAAACAAAAGTGCAATCGAGAGATCCAAGTTTCTCGATTTGTGGTCAAACTATTCATTAGAACAACAATCCTGGCAGTATAGACGTTTTCTCTTCCAAGAAAGTAAATTTGAAAACATTCACTAGCATTTTATAAAAACTTGCATAGTACTCAAATGTTCCTTCTATCTTTTTTGATAATCGTTCGGTTTTTACGTATTTTATTTACCACATGAACCGAGAATTGAAAAATACTATGACGACGAACGAGAAAAACGATTTTATCCGCGAGATCATTGATGAAGATCTCAAGACCAATAAGTTTGAAGGGCGCGTGCATACGCGTTTCCCTCCCGAACCCAACGGCTATCTTCATATAGGTCACGCCAAATCCATTCGCTTGAATTATGGAATTGCCGAAGACTACAACGGCAAATTCAATCTCCGGTTTGACGACACCAATCCCGAGAAAGAAGAACAGGAATATGTCGACTCCATCATCGAAGATGTAAAATGGTTAGGCGGCGATTTTGAAGATCGCCTGTTCTACGCTTCGGATTATTTTGATCAAATGTACCAATTAGCTGTCGCACTCATCAAAAAAGGAAAAGCGTATGTTTGTGATCTTTCCGCCGATGAAATCCGCGCGACACGCGGAACGCTGACAGAATCCGGCAAAGAAAGTCCGTACCGGAATAGAACGGCAGAAGAAAACCTCATTTTATTTGAACAAATGCGTAAAGGAGAAATTCCGGATGGAACGAAAACCTTGCGCGCCAAGATTGATATGGCATCGCCGAATATCAATCTTCGTGATCCGATTATGTACAGGATTGTTCATGAAGGACATCACCGGCAGGGCAACAAGTGGTGTGTTTATCCGACGTATGATTGGGCGCATGGCATTGAAGATTCCATTGAAGGAATTACGCATTCCATCTGCACGCTCGAATTTGAAAATCATCGTCCGCTGTACGATTGGTATATTAATGAATTAGGTATCTATCATCCCCAGCAGATCGAATTTGCACGGCTCAATATTACTTATACCGTATTGAGCAAACGAAGGTTGCTTCAGCTTGTACAGGAAAAACATGTCTCCGGGTGGGACGATCCGCGCATGCCGACCATTGTGGGTTATCGTCGACGCGGTTACACATCAGAATCAATCAAAGTATTCTGCGATAAAATTGGTGTCTCTAAAAAAGACAGCATCATCGATGTGGCAATGTTAGAGTGGAGTATTCGCGAGGATTTGAATAAACACGCTCAACGTGCAATGGCTGTGTTGAACCCGGTTAAAGTGATTATCACCAATTATCCTGAAGATAAAATTGAAGAACTTCCAGCGGTCAATAATCCCGAAGACGAATCGGCAGGTACGCGAATAGTTCCATTCGGCAGGGAATTGTTCATCGAGCAAGATGATTTCCGCGAAGTACCGCCGCCAAAATATTTTCGGTTATCGCCGGGAACAGAAGTTCGGCTTCGGTATGCATATATCATCAAGTGCGAGAAAGTCATCAAGGATGCACAGGGAAATATTGTAGAAATTCATTGCACATACGATCCACAGACAAAAAGCGGTTTGCCGACTGCCAACCGAAAAGTGAAAGCAACCATTCACTGGGTTTCTGTCCATGATGCTGTCAATGCAGAAGTGCGATTGTACGACCGCCTTTTTAATAAAGAGAATCCTGATGATGTTGAAGAAGGGAAGGATTTTCTCTCCAATCTTAATCCGAATTCTTTACAGGTGCTCACTCATTGTAAAGTGGAACCCATGCTTGGCACAGCAGCACCGGGAGACCGATTCCAATTCGAAAGAACAGGATACTTTTGTGCAGACGTGAAAGACTCGAGACCGGGTGCACCGGTCTTTAACCGTATCGTCACACTGAAGGATACATGGGCGAAGATTGTGCAGCAGGGGAAGAAGTAGTGTTTTCCTCGCACCATTCGATCAAATCAATATTTCTTAAGGAATGAA of Ignavibacteriales bacterium contains these proteins:
- a CDS encoding histidine kinase, which translates into the protein MRKFLFVAGIWFILGLIYSGQSFFYYLSIGQEFLWQKSLLHSFVFFVEWALLTVPVLRLAERFCIDSKNFFKNIIFHFFVGIAIGLCQQTIFVISINYIDGGFSFQHTLRQMLPSIVGFFEFGVLIYWSLVFIFHALSYYRNFQDEKKHATELHTQLIESQLQTLKMQLQPHFLFNTLNAISVLVKKKPALAQKMITRLSDLLRLTLERGLTNEVSLERELEFLSAYLSIEKVRFGERLKVKIHIDENILSALVPTFLLQPLAENSIRHGIASRSGDGWIEVKAEQQNGTLLIEVIDGGIQSRRAKKKHERSGVGLENIQQRLQKLYGAEFYFDFKENDTHGATVKMTIPLKIPVSSIPT
- a CDS encoding LytTR family DNA-binding domain-containing protein codes for the protein MKAHSKISFLIVDDEPLAREGLREILKSEKDFLNIGEAENGEEAVHKIVKRKPDIVFLDIQMPEMDGFQVLSAIPRKILPLVVFVTAYDEFAVKAFSTNALDYILKPMDMDRVRLSLHRVREIIQLKQSADYSEKAMEVLKSFQPQTKYAERITVRAKEKIYFVEVADIRRIEAAEDYIYVHTVHGKHIMRETMHGIEQLLDPSQFARVHRSHIVRIDFVKELQPMHHGDYIAILKDGVKLTISRKYKSIFQR
- a CDS encoding glutamine--tRNA ligase/YqeY domain fusion protein encodes the protein MKNTMTTNEKNDFIREIIDEDLKTNKFEGRVHTRFPPEPNGYLHIGHAKSIRLNYGIAEDYNGKFNLRFDDTNPEKEEQEYVDSIIEDVKWLGGDFEDRLFYASDYFDQMYQLAVALIKKGKAYVCDLSADEIRATRGTLTESGKESPYRNRTAEENLILFEQMRKGEIPDGTKTLRAKIDMASPNINLRDPIMYRIVHEGHHRQGNKWCVYPTYDWAHGIEDSIEGITHSICTLEFENHRPLYDWYINELGIYHPQQIEFARLNITYTVLSKRRLLQLVQEKHVSGWDDPRMPTIVGYRRRGYTSESIKVFCDKIGVSKKDSIIDVAMLEWSIREDLNKHAQRAMAVLNPVKVIITNYPEDKIEELPAVNNPEDESAGTRIVPFGRELFIEQDDFREVPPPKYFRLSPGTEVRLRYAYIIKCEKVIKDAQGNIVEIHCTYDPQTKSGLPTANRKVKATIHWVSVHDAVNAEVRLYDRLFNKENPDDVEEGKDFLSNLNPNSLQVLTHCKVEPMLGTAAPGDRFQFERTGYFCADVKDSRPGAPVFNRIVTLKDTWAKIVQQGKK
- a CDS encoding FG-GAP-like repeat-containing protein, with translation MLKIFLLTIILSCTLSAQYFTKITTGPHVNDGGDSRSVNWVDYDNDGDLDLFITNGPSSRANNFLYKNNGDGTFQKITDVSVVNDLGSYDGSSWADYDNDGFIDVFSVTWYGQTNSLHRQRNGMFEKITFGSVATDKTYSETASWADYDNDGYVDLYVTNSAGKLGNFLYHNNGDGTFSKITTGAIVIDAKPSRGVSWCDFDNDGYVDLFIAHEANNNNSLYWNNGDGTFTAETSGAIVNDGGDSFGCSVGDINNDGYYDVFVANYSNQNNFLYLNNGKRTFTKVTADTVVNDHGYSIGSTFGDFDNDGYLDLFVANGFSGSSKTKNFLYHNNGNGTFTKVDTGVVSTDLGWSYGTACGDYDRDGDLDIFTANCFGGNQNNSLYRNEGNDNSWLTIQLIGRISNFSAIGALVKAKAIVNGNSIWQVRDVSGQSGYCGQNLEVHFGLGNATQIDSLIIEWPSRQRTIQTNVGVKQHLKITESAPNGIFAGAVQIDKFRLHQNYPNPFNPSTAIQFDLPYQSFVSLKVYDGIGRQVTTIVSEEMSAGSYTKKWNTNGMPSGVYFYRLQAGAYIETKKTLLLK